The Streptomyces vinaceus genome contains the following window.
ACCGGCGAGGTGAAGGAGGCCGAGGTGCTGGCCACCGACGCCGAGGGCCGCGCCGAGAAGGTCCGGCTGCTGCTCGACGCGGGCGCGATCAAGGACGACCACACCCTCGCCTACTCGTGGAAGGGCGCCGACGAGGTCAGCTGGACCCTGGACAAGTCGCAGATGCTGCGCCAGCTCGACGGCTCGTACCGGCTCGCCCCGCTGGACGGCGGCAAGCGCACCGAGGTCACCTACCAGCTGACCGTGGACGTCAAGATCCCCATGCTCGGCATGATCAAGCGCAAGGCCGAGAAGGTCATCATCGACCGCGCCCTGGCGGGCCTGAAGAAGCGCGTCGAGTCGGCCTGACCGATGCGCATCCTGCTCATCACCGGCCCCGGAGGGGCGGGGCGGACCACGGTGGCCGCCGCCACCGCCCTCGCCGCCGCCGGGAACGGTGCACGGGTGCTGCTGGTCTCCGGCGCCCCCGCGGACCATCTCCACGCACTGGTCGGCGAGGTGCCGGGGGAGCCCGCCCCGGCCGCGCCCGGGCCGGCCGCCGGGGTCCGCGTGGCCCGGGTGGACTCCGGAGAGGAGTTCCGCGAGGAGCTCGTCGCCCTCCAGGAGCGCGGATCGGCACTCCTCGGCATGGTCGGGGCCCGGCCGCTGGGGGCCGAGGAGCTCACCGAGCTGCCCGGCGCCGAGCAGTTCGCCCTGCTGCGCGCCCTGCGCCGGGCCGCGGCCGCGCCCGGCACCGACCTCGTCGTCGTCGACCTGCCCCCGCTCCCGCAGGCCGTGGCCGCCCTCGCCCTCCCCGCCCAGCTGCGCCGCTACCTGGCCCGGCTGCTCCCCGCCGAGCGGCAGGCGGCCCGCGCCCTGCGGCCCGTACTGGCCCAGCTGGCCGGCGTACCCATGCCCGCGCAGTGGCTGTACGAGGCCGCCGCACGCTGGGACGAGGAGCTGGCCGCCGTCCAGGCCGTCATCGAGGCCGGCACCACCTCGCTGCACGTGGTCGCCGAGCCCGGGCCCGGCGCGGACGCCGCGCTGCGGACCGGGCTGCTCGGGCTCGCCCTCGAACAGCTCCCGGTCGCCGCGATCGTCGCCAACCGGATGGTGCCCCAGGGCTCGCCCGACCCCTGGCTGGCCGGGCTCGCCGCCCAGCAGGAGAAGTACGCCGCCCAGTGGGCCGGTACCGGCCGGCCCGGGAGCACAGCGGCCGGGGACGTCCCCGTACTGCCGCTCGGCCACCTCGGGCGCGACCCTGCCGGGCCGGACGACCTGATCCGGCTCGCCGGGGCGCAGGGGCTGGTCCCGCGCGATCCGGAGGACTCCCGCGCCCGCTGCGCGTGGACGGTCGAGGACCGGCTCGCCGACGACGGGGTACTCGTCTGGGTGGTACCGCTGCCCGGCGCCCGCAAGTGCGATCTCGACCTGGTCCGGCGCGGCGACGAGCTGCTGCTCGCGGCGGGCCCGTACCGCAG
Protein-coding sequences here:
- a CDS encoding SRPBCC family protein; the encoded protein is MAEHTSSSITIDAAPADVMAVIADFARYPEWTGEVKEAEVLATDAEGRAEKVRLLLDAGAIKDDHTLAYSWKGADEVSWTLDKSQMLRQLDGSYRLAPLDGGKRTEVTYQLTVDVKIPMLGMIKRKAEKVIIDRALAGLKKRVESA
- a CDS encoding ArsA family ATPase, which produces MRILLITGPGGAGRTTVAAATALAAAGNGARVLLVSGAPADHLHALVGEVPGEPAPAAPGPAAGVRVARVDSGEEFREELVALQERGSALLGMVGARPLGAEELTELPGAEQFALLRALRRAAAAPGTDLVVVDLPPLPQAVAALALPAQLRRYLARLLPAERQAARALRPVLAQLAGVPMPAQWLYEAAARWDEELAAVQAVIEAGTTSLHVVAEPGPGADAALRTGLLGLALEQLPVAAIVANRMVPQGSPDPWLAGLAAQQEKYAAQWAGTGRPGSTAAGDVPVLPLGHLGRDPAGPDDLIRLAGAQGLVPRDPEDSRARCAWTVEDRLADDGVLVWVVPLPGARKCDLDLVRRGDELLLAAGPYRRIVPLPSVLRRCTVSGAALADGVLRIRFTPDPDLWPRRG